The genomic segment GCGTATTCTTGATAAACCGACATTTATATATAGATGTAGGAGGATCTGTTTGGGAAGTGAGAAGCCCTTTTGACATCTCTTCATCTGCAAAGAATTCTCAACGTGAAAACACAGAGACAAATGTCTGATCTTTGAATAGGAAAAAGAGTGGATCTGCAGGATCCCAAATGAATTGGCTTATTcgaaaaaaaacatttttctttGGAAGATCtagttgtgataattataatttaaattgcaattattagtcaaaataaattttgatgtaaaaaaagttgtgttaattttattgatgtaaaataaagttattactAAAATAGAATCctaagtatcttaattatcacttgaTTAATATATTAGAGTCAATAATGTTAATCaactattattttgaatattttgcatgaaataaataaagtaaaattatattgtatgttaaatatattttaattatgatttagaaaatttctatcataatatttgaattgataagttaatatattttaattatatttaatgatttaaataaaaaatattattttatgttaattactgcaattaaaaataatatctaaagttgattaaatattaaacttataagCTCACATGCAATGCATGTGACATTAGCAACTAGTAATAACaaatatatgatttgtataaaaaTGACTCAAATTACTGGAACTTAATAACCATAATTGTTTAAACTGGATTGAACCAACTGGTTGGATCGAGTGAGTACATGTTAGGATACTGGGTCACGAGGCTAGAACTTTAATCTCGAAATCCATGCGATCTTAGACTATTTATCGGTTTCAAATCCTCTTAAATTAGTCTAACGAGTCGCAAAGTGAGAATTTACAATAAAAATTCTCCAAAGCATCGAAAATAAAGTGGAAACAatttaaaaacaaagaaacaacTAGAGAACAAAAAAAAGCCACAAGAAAACAACGCTCgtaaggtgtttgagtaaatgttctTAATAATATTCAAATACTATGAAAAATATGATGCATTCACTCAAACACCTTAAGAGTGTTACTTTCTTGTGCCTTTTTCTGTTCTATCgttgtttctttgtttttaagTTGCTTCCGCTTTATTTGCAGTGTGTTGGAGAATTTTTGTTGTGAATTCTCACTTTTGTAAGAGTTAAGTTGACTTAAGCGGATTTGAAATCAAGAAAACACCTAAGGTCGCACGGATTGCAAGACTAAAGTTTTAGTCTCGTGACAGTAACACTTGGTGTGTGGattttttattttggcttttctGTCGATTCAAGCTCTTTTGTCTTTGAATTATTCCGTTTTATTTTCATGCCTTGTAGAAATTTCTTTATGAGTTCTTATTTTCGAGAGGTAGGCTAAATTAGTTGGATTTGAAGTAAAAAAATCGTCTAATTTTACGTGATTTGCCATGTTAAAGTTTTAACCTCGTGACATTAGGATATTAATTAAATCAACTATTAaaccaatttatttaattaaaatatacaaattcatcCTACCAACAAATTAATAACATCGTCTATTCCACCACCtggttaataaattaaattactcTTACGTTAACTCGGTAATAATGAAATCAAACACGTACTTTATCGCttccttaaaaaaaagaaaagacacGCGAACTTGATCGAATAAAACCCCAAACACAAAAATGACGTTTACACTTTTTTTAACTCACGAGTGTCGATCTTGTTAaccttcttcttcttattttttttaataaaaaaattttgtcaCGAACTCAGTTCGAGACCTCACTGTCTGAAAAACCAAACAGACAACGACGTTGTTTTTGGTTCCCTTCTCCTTCTTACAGATCACAAATCAGAGGACCCTGTAAAAAGTCTAAACCAAACCCAGAGAGAAGGAGAAAAAAAGCTTTGAAAAAACGCCTTATCATGGTGGCTGGTAAGGTAAAATTAGCAATGGGTTTAACAAAATCACCTTCAAACTCAAACCCAAAAGCTTCCTCTAAATCGTCATGGCCGTCTCCATCTCCAAGCTCGGCTACTAAAAACACCAGTTCCCAAAAAGCTGTTACTTCACGTTCTTCGTTTGGAGTTTATTTCCCACGGTCGTCGGCTCAGGTACAGCCTCGGCCACCGGATGTGGCGGAGCTTCTACGGTTGGTCGAAGAGTTGAGGGAACGTGAGTCTAGGTTGAAAACGGAGGTTTTGGAACTCAAGCTTTTGAAAGAAACGGCAGCCATTGTTCCGAAGCTTGAAAATGAGATcgttttgaaaaatgaagaacTGGAACGAGCTTTGAAAGAGGTTGAGAATCTGAGGAAGGAGAATGGGAGGTTGAAAATCATGGTGGAGGAAATGAGAGgcaatattgaagaagaaaaggaaggaaAGGAGAGGAAAGTGAGGGAAATGGAGGAAGAGATGAAGAAAACAGCGTCCTTTAGAGGCGAGTGCGTTGAGAACTTGAGGAAGGAAAACGAGAAGTTGAAAATGGTGGTGGAGGAAATGAGAGGAAAAGTTGAAGGAGAAAGGGAGATGAAGAGAACGGCGTCGTTTAGAGGCGAAAACGACGACAATTTCTCTTCTTCGCAGCGGTTTCAAGGGTTAATTGAAGTCAGTGTGAAATCAAATCTGATTAAGAATTTGAAGAGAAATCACAGTAAATGTACGGACGCCATTGTTGTTAAAGTTGAGAGCTCGGAGTTTAAAAGAGAGGAACTCGAAGTCGAAACCGACAGACCGAGTCACTCGGAGGAACTCGTTGAGTCGAACGGCAGATCTCGTGTCCCTAGGGTCCCAAAACCACCGCCGAGGCCTTCGTTATCCTCGTCAACTTCATGTACAGAGAAGCAAATCCCACCTCCTCCTCCGCCACATTCGTTACTCAAAGCTATAGCTCCGCCACCACCTCCTCCGCCTCAGAAGGGGATGAAGACGGTTGCGGCGAAAGTAAGGAGAGTTCCGGAGGTTGTGGAGTTTTATCACTCGATTATGCGGAGGGATTCAAAGAGAGATGCCGGCGGGTGTAACGTGCCGGAAGCTTTACCGGCAACGGCGAATGCGAGGGATATGATTGGGGAGATCGAGA from the Gossypium hirsutum isolate 1008001.06 chromosome D09, Gossypium_hirsutum_v2.1, whole genome shotgun sequence genome contains:
- the LOC107891769 gene encoding protein CHUP1, chloroplastic, producing MVAGKVKLAMGLTKSPSNSNPKASSKSSWPSPSPSSATKNTSSQKAVTSRSSFGVYFPRSSAQVQPRPPDVAELLRLVEELRERESRLKTEVLELKLLKETAAIVPKLENEIVLKNEELERALKEVENLRKENGRLKIMVEEMRGNIEEEKEGKERKVREMEEEMKKTASFRGECVENLRKENEKLKMVVEEMRGKVEGEREMKRTASFRGENDDNFSSSQRFQGLIEVSVKSNLIKNLKRNHSKCTDAIVVKVESSEFKREELEVETDRPSHSEELVESNGRSRVPRVPKPPPRPSLSSSTSCTEKQIPPPPPPHSLLKAIAPPPPPPPQKGMKTVAAKVRRVPEVVEFYHSIMRRDSKRDAGGCNVPEALPATANARDMIGEIENRSAYLLAIKTDVETQGDFIRFLIKEVENVSFTDIEDVLPFVKWLDDELSYLVDERAVLKHFEWPEQKADALREAAFGYCDLKKLESEAASFRDDARQPCGSALKKMQALLEKLELGVYNLSRMRESATRRYKGFGIPTDWMLETGIVSQIKLASVKLAMKYMRRVSAELEAVGGGPEEEELIVRGVRFAFRVHQFAGGFDVETMRAFQELRDKARSCHVQCQNPHQKLICRSTPC